Below is a genomic region from Castanea sativa cultivar Marrone di Chiusa Pesio chromosome 2, ASM4071231v1.
AGACCATAGTTGTAAAAATCGCTATCTGGAGCATAGGATTGCATGATTTTATGATTCAACTTCACCAAAACGTTTAGGATCGCACTAGGATCAAAAAAATTGTAGGATCGTATAGGATTGTATAGGATTCTaccaaaacataaatttttgggtttttttatgggataaatttttagttttgattaaactttaagggtttttatttttctatgttgtgatagaatgactttttttttcctaaaaaattatgttaatgttggcaaatattttctaatttctaattcaCTTGTAATTAAAATGGAAGAATACTTCATCATTTCTAAATAAAGAATTCAATGTTGGCTTTGTTGCTTTTTAAGATGAAATAttgttatatttgtttgatTAGTATACTAATTTGTGTCCTGatattactaaaaaaacaatttatatataattttatcaattatgcttgtatttgtatattgattttttgattttttgatttttttttttttttagcatgcTTTGTAATTGCTGTTGTGTGGTATAACTTCAATAGTTGAGTGTGAAGCTGTATTTTGATATCTTTTGCAGCTCtagtatacaaatatacaatgtcTACATAGATGATGAAATAGATAATGATAATTAAAACAATGATTATAAGAACCTTAGAATGAGAATGATCAAATATTGACTCCACCTTAATATTCATCttgcttttgaattttatattataattaactAATTTCcatttgccaacttattttgaattttaaacttagaacttggaacttagaaaatattttccatatgagttgataaatatttttagtacttggttgctaattaaacattcattgaattttttacatacattggatcaaaatttaatacattttttttattagtataaaTACAACGATGTATAACATACAAGTTATATCATATGACgcaatttttttatctttattttttattgatgaattcataatttacatgattatttaacatacaaagTCACTTTCAATgtattttttgctttaaatttgaaaataagtaAAATCTTACAATCTACGATCTGATTCTACGATTGACAATTCTACCTACCTCTCACGATCCTATGTAAAATCTCGATCTTGACAACCATAACTAAGACCTTGCAATCTAATTGATAATCAAGACCAGAATAGGGCATAAACGCTAAAAAACATTGTGTATTGCGTTAATATTGAGCTTTAAACCATCCATCTATCGACTAGGGCTCCAAAATTACTTATGAAAACACACATAAAGAGAGGGAGCTATTGCACAGTTTGCACCATCATGTTCAtgtattctttattattttgagaTATATAGCATAATTTTGGACAACATTTTGGCACAGCACAGTATACATGCTAAAACTGAGCATGCTATCtgtagtaaaatgaaataaaaaaaacttaagtacagtaccTTAAGTGTTGTTTCTTAAGTTCCTCTCTTAAGATTTagccatgtggctacttaactaaaaaatatactttcatcccatgaaaaaatattcacatggtaaaattttagaaaaaaaacctaaagaacAACATCTAAATACTTTACCCTAAGTCATGCTCAAATGAAATAATCTACCAGGCCCAAAATGCTTACTAGCCTGTCTTGGAGGTACTCCATAGCAACCTATCATTTTCTATACAAGCTTGAAGAtaaatttattaagaatataatatgatttatCGTCAAGAATTTCTCTATTGGCAACTAAATCTAGAATTACTTGGTTAACCAGAGAGATACTAATATTTTAGGATTACTATctcgaagaagaagaaaaaataaataaaaagggaagAGATTGCTTGGTGTGATGgaggcttttttattttaaataatatcatttaaatattgtaGAGAACCCCTTTATGAAATTACCTTGTCTACCAATTCGTTTGAATGGTTGGAAAAGCAATGCCAATACTTCGGgttctaattttcaaattttgaatttttggtaaAGTATTTCGGCTGACTCTGAAACATagagataataataacaataataacaaaagaaacaagagcCATGATGGCCGACAAAGATTACCAGAGATCATCCCATCTCAAGGTCAACCACCGGAGGCCAGTTGCACAATTCCAAAACACAGAATGAACCAAAAGAtatgctaaaaataaaaaataaaaaaaacaaaaacaaaaacaaacaaacaaaaagtcGGAGGTGGGGTGGGGAATTGACAATAACCTAAACATTCATTTTGTCACAAAAGCAATATCAGTTGAAATTGGTCCCTTGTATGGTGGGCTGTGGGTCCATACATTTTTTTGGGCTTGAGTCCATACATGGCTCAGGAAAGAAATAAAGGAACATTGAAAAAGATGGAACATGAGATAATAATTTTCAGTCCACAAGTCTGAAAATCCAAATCTACCTAAATGAAAGCTTCCATACCTCTCGGACATTGGACGAACCATCTGCAACTTCAGCAACCAGGTTAGAAGCCATAACACCTGAGTGGGGAAAAGAGGTCCATTTAACCAGCATTATTTACAACGTGAGTTAATATGActaaaaatatccaatataaaataattgcTTGTAGACCAACCAAGACAAGGGTGACACATTAAGCATGTACTGCATAACAAATgaatttcttctcaaaattaCATATCATGAATAGAAAACTATGTATCTATTGGCTAGAGGACGTAACCAACATAAAGATTATGTAGCCAGAAGAATGTCCTAGTTTTCATGCTCTTGGCCTGTTTATGATTTTTGTACAATAAACAAtacattcataattttttttttgctaaatacaTTCATAATAAATTGAAGCATACAAGCCTTATTACAATGATAAAGCCTATCCATGCATTAATGTGCATTAATGTGGTATGTTGTGATAAATAGCCCAGAGTTTATCTCCATCAGTCCATCCTTACTAATAGGAGAACAAAGAGTTAAAATGAGGTAAGGATAGTTAATTTTAGACTTTCATCCGTTCCTCAATTAGCAAAAAATACGAAATCAAAGAGTTCAGAGGCACAAAGAAAAAGCATGCAACTTTTTGTATGACATAGTTCCTTTGCATTTTCTGTAAGCATATTCAGGAGGACGAGCTCACCATCTTTCTCTACTAAAGATAGGAACTGCCGGGTTCCCCCACCTACCCCAAAATAATGCTTCTTTGCTGCCATGTAAACAACTCCATGAGGACTGCTTGTGCACTGTAAATGAAAAAAACCTTTAGATCTCAAGCCAGAATTCAAAATGCCAAAAATAGATGTTCAATAACTCTATAATCAGCTCTATAAACAGATACCATCTTTATAAGTTCATAAAGGCTTTGGAGAGTGGAGACTGAGTAAACCGTCTctgccattaaaataatatcataACTAGCAACTTGACTGTGCCCTGAGCTACAGTTTAGATTCTTCTCATTGCTTGGTACACGTGGAAGAAGTTTATGGATTTCACTCCAGTCACCAGCAAAGAAACGAACTTCACCACCAGCATTCATCTCATTTGTTTCCAAGTGTTGAATATTTTCTGAAAGATTGGCATTTACATTGGGAATGGTTAGAGAACGTAGGACCTCAGCATTGAAGTCCTGGAAATGCACAGCAGCTGCACCCTGACACAACAAACAGAGAAGCTTAACAGACCTGTAGATTTTTGATAAACTAATATACAGCAACTGAAGCAAAACTTCACCTCAAGGCATGCAAAGATCCCAGGAAGTCCATGACCACATCCAAGCTGAAAAAATTAGAGGCAGCTCAGTTAGGGGAAATGAGGAAGGAAACGGCAAGAGATAAAAGATACTATCTCAATTTCTAGTCTCaattttctgaaaataaataattaacagGAATTACTCCAATgtgattttgaaaatgtacaTAAACTACCACAAAGCAACAACACCTACAATAGCAAGTAAACTCCTTCCCTTAGAGCCAGCTGTACTTGAGAGTTTCCTACCTCATATGGCTCAGCAGTCAATTCTTTTGGTTCAccaaattttaatcaaattctGGAATTTAATCATTACATAATTAGAtattatattcaaatttaagatttattgaACTTCTATACCTATGTTGTTAAAATCAAAAGCAAGTTTTATTAGTGAATAAAATTCAAATGGCTTTGAGAATATTCCACCTATAAGATATAATCTAGCCAACATGACCGATATATAAATTACTCCTACAAATCCACACTAAGAGTACAGAGTACCATAGGAAAAGTGCATTTTGCCCTAAAAAATGGGCATGCAATTAATTTCCCCTACaacaaatgtaatttttttggtgATTAGGGGATCAAAAATCAAGTATTTCAAGGGGGGCCTTTGAGGCTGCACAATTGTGGACCAAAGTTtcttaattttcatttgaagTTAGGAAGTTGAGAACAAGTTGCACGTGATTGGTATATATAAATGGTAGTGTCAGGATGATGTGAAAGGAATTTGGAAGGTTAGGGACATCAGAAGTTTCAATCATGATAAAGAACCCATGGGTTTCTGGTGAGAATGACAAGGTTTGTGATGATGTTTTAATGGTGTGTCTACTAAGAGGGTGTGGGTTTCTCGCTTGAGGGCGATTGTGgtaattacctttttttttttcttgagtaaTTTACAAATGCAATTGATGGATCTTGAACCCCAAAACATTACCatccaccttgctcttacaagaGGAGGcaccatttgagctagagctagTTGCAATTTCTGAATTCTAATTTACAAGTTTCAGCTGTTTGGTGCGGCAGTGTGTTGGCAGTTACATATGGGtgtctttgagagagagagagagcaaaaattgtgttatttacttatttttactGATTGCTGGCATGGCCAAATGCCTTGAGGATATTTCAGAAACCCTACATAATATTAACATGCTAATTCATTTCTCTGTATTTACCACATATACTACTAATGCACACCTCATCCCTCTGTTTTCCATAAAAGTAATTGTCATTGTCGTCAATATAATAAacttatgaaaaataattattatgctCAAAacttttgataattcaatagtttggGGAGGGGCATTGTTATGAATACAGTTCTGTTTCCAGCCAAGACGGTCAGAAAAATTTGTACTGTATGCAAACCAGTAAGAGAAACCCCATGTTCCACCTTGGATCAAATTTTAGACTATTTTGGTGTGTTTCAGATGTTCCAGGTTGTTTGAGTGAATTTCGGTTGAAATGCAATTTTTCAGCTGGTATGCAGTTAAGCTCTCTTTGGTGCCTTTTCTCATCTCTTGTAATCTCTCTGTCTCAAATCTCACTCTAATCCTCTCATTTCTCAAACACCAAGTCCTTTGGCCATCACGCACTAGCTCCCCTTCATGGATTTATCACTCCTCTTACAAGTGAAAGAGAAGTTGAAGAAGTTCGTCGAGCCTGAGCTTATTGAGGTGGACAATTCTTTTTATCCTCAACATGACCATGTTTGGGAATATGTGAGAAATGTGTGGCTGAGAAGATAATGTTAAGTTGATGGACTcgacaagaaaatgaaagatttCATCTAACCTTGTtgtttactattattttttatatggatTGGTCACACATGTCAGTCAAGAATGGGTTTATTTTAGgttatatgtgtttttttgcCATGGTTGGGTTATATCAGTGTTTTGTTTGATCAGAGTGTTGAGTTAATTGGCTAGAGTGTTATTCCTTTTCCAATAAAAGATGAAAACCAATGAGATATGATCATCCCAAGTATTGACATGAGTATGCATTCTTAAGTAGTATAGAATCACCTGAAAATCAAGAGCCCACCTCTAAAACTCGCTTTCCCCTGAGTGACAAATTGCCATTTTTAACCTCCATGTGAAGCGCTTTAACGAGATCCAGTGAACCTTCCCATAACTTCAGTCCCCCTGAACCCCAAAAGCAAGCACATGGATTCACAATTTCACATTTATGTCAACCATTGCAACATAACCAAATCATCATTTAGTTTATAGGAATATGAAAACTATATCTGAATAGAAGGTAATAAGGGAtataaagaagcaaagaaaggaGAATTCTTACACACCTTCATATTTCCCTGGGACTAAATCGGAGTTTGATAAACCAAAAACCTCTTGCGTATTAACGCGGCCCTAAAAGAGAAACAAGACTTGGTTGGTCATCTACGTTAAACTAACTAAAAATTCAAGTAACTATCAATTTCTAAGATAATTTCTAATGAAGCTTCCAAGGACATGTGaagagtagaaaaaaaaaattctgaatctTTAGTTATTTCAGAAATTGATTCTTCAAACACATAAAAAGATTCAACATTTTAATTCTTGGCCAGAAGGCACATAAACAAAAACCACATAAGCATGACATTTTCTCGGTAAACAAACAGAAGGGAAAAAAGTTACCTTGAGCAAAGTAAGTTCCCCCAAGTTTACTAGCTCCACAGTGTATTTCACAGACGAAGAAATCTATTGaattcacacccaaaaaaaaaaaatcataatcaaacagcaaaataaataaataaataaataaataaaataagaattagtAATAGTACCTGAGTGGAAATTACTTCGAGGtatggaggtggaggtggaggtggaggtggagaaGGGAGAGGGTTTTCTGAAGAATCAAGAAACCCTAGACCCAAACTGGTGGAGGTTGAGAATAAGCGAAACGTCTGTTTCTGAATGAAGAACAAGGTTTTCATTATAAAGTTAATAAACAAAACACAGAAATAACTGGAAATGAAATTAGGCATATTTGCGTATTTGGTTTAAGCTCACCTCACTCTCAGAGTTTGCCGCCATTGCTTTTGCTTCTTCTGAGAGGCAGAGAGCGAGACTGCTGTGTTTCAACTTTTAACTTTCAAGGCCAAAATTGGCAATTAATCCCGTTTGCCAAACTATATAGATAGTAGGCAACTTtctgaaattatatttttaactaacattttaagtttaaaagaCTCAATTTAGTTTAACCCTCAAAAACTCGGTTTTTATGTTTAGAGTTTGCGCTTTTCCACGTAGCATCCACTGGAGCTTGAGTATTAGAGACTCGAGTTACATCTTGACCCTTTAAGCATCGATTTGTATGTGACATGATTGATCCATGTGGAAGCCACCTGAAAActgagtctttaagactcgatttcatAAAGggctttttcaaaattaaacaatCACAGACTCTCCACTCTCACGCCTCTTTCActcaccctctccactctcaaGCACCCTCTCTACTCTCACTCAGTCTCCACTGTCATAACATTTTCCAATGCTCGGCTGGTGTAGTAGATGGGTAGCTGCACTCGGTCTTCTTCGCGTATGAGAGTGGAGCTAACAGTCGTTGAGGATACAGCTAAGTAGAGGGAGAGCTCTTCACCAGGCATGGACGAACTGAGCAACAGTGGGGATGCAAGGTAGTTCTTTAGTTCTTCAAATGCATCCTAGCACTCATCGGTCCACTTGAAGGCCTTCCTCAGTATCTTAAAGAAAGGTAGACACTTATCCATTGCCTTGGAGATGAACCTGTTAAGAGTTGCGACCTTGCCATTTAGGCTTTGTACCTCCTTATGTTCCATGCTTGAACACACATTTACTGGGGTTGAGCTTCATATCGTAGAGGCGATGGGTATTAAATGTTTCCCGAAGGTCGTCTAAATGGTTAACATCCTATGTGCTTTTACGagcatgtcatctacatatACTTCTCTGTTTCGCCTAATCTGCTATGCGAACATCTTGTTTACAAGCCTTTGGTATGTCACTTCGGCGTTCTTTAATCCAAATGGCTTGACTTTGTACTAGAAGAGTCATTGGCTCGTGACGAACGAGGTATTCTCTTGGTTTGCTTCATCTAACCTAATCTGATTGTATCCGAAGAAGGCGTCAATGAAACTTAGAAACTGGTGGCCAGCCATAGAGTCCATAAGGAGGTCGATGCGTGGGAGTGGATAGTTGTCCTTTGGGCATGCTTTGTTCAGATaggtgaagtccacgcacattctccacttgcCATTTGCCTTTTTGACCATGACCACATTGGCTAACCATTCGGGGTAGTAAACTTTCCTAATGAAATCCGCCTTCAGTAGTTTGCATACTTCTTCGGCTATAGCTTTGTCTCTTTCTTAGGCGAAGACCCTCTTCTTCTACCAGACCAAGGGGAAGGATGGGCATACGTTGAGCTTGTGTACCATGGTACTAGGATTGATCCCTAGCATGTCCTCGTGGCTCTAAGCGAAGACATCTCGATTGTTCTTTAGGAAGAGGGCGAGCTCCTTACGGACCGAAGGGTTGGCTTGTGTGTCGATT
It encodes:
- the LOC142623465 gene encoding uncharacterized protein LOC142623465 isoform X1, with amino-acid sequence MAANSESEKQTFRLFSTSTSLGLGFLDSSENPLPSPPPPPPPPPYLEVISTQISSSVKYTVELVNLGELTLLKGRVNTQEVFGLSNSDLVPGKYEGGLKLWEGSLDLVKALHMEVKNGNLSLRGKRVLELGCGHGLPGIFACLEGAAAVHFQDFNAEVLRSLTIPNVNANLSENIQHLETNEMNAGGEVRFFAGDWSEIHKLLPRVPSNEKNLNCSSGHSQVASYDIILMAETVYSVSTLQSLYELIKMCTSSPHGVVYMAAKKHYFGVGGGTRQFLSLVEKDGVMASNLVAEVADGSSNVREVWKLSFR
- the LOC142623465 gene encoding uncharacterized protein LOC142623465 isoform X3, giving the protein MAANSESEKQTFRLFSTSTSLGLGFLDSSENPLPSPPPPPPPPPYLEISSSVKYTVELVNLGELTLLKGRVNTQEVFGLSNSDLVPGKYEGGLKLWEGSLDLVKALHMEVKNGNLSLRGKRVLELGCGHGLPGIFACLEGAAAVHFQDFNAEVLRSLTIPNVNANLSENIQHLETNEMNAGGEVRFFAGDWSEIHKLLPRVPSNEKNLNCSSGHSQVASYDIILMAETVYSVSTLQSLYELIKMCTSSPHGVVYMAAKKHYFGVGGGTRQFLSLVEKDGVMASNLVAEVADGSSNVREVWKLSFR
- the LOC142623465 gene encoding uncharacterized protein LOC142623465 isoform X2, translating into MAANSESETFRLFSTSTSLGLGFLDSSENPLPSPPPPPPPPPYLEVISTQISSSVKYTVELVNLGELTLLKGRVNTQEVFGLSNSDLVPGKYEGGLKLWEGSLDLVKALHMEVKNGNLSLRGKRVLELGCGHGLPGIFACLEGAAAVHFQDFNAEVLRSLTIPNVNANLSENIQHLETNEMNAGGEVRFFAGDWSEIHKLLPRVPSNEKNLNCSSGHSQVASYDIILMAETVYSVSTLQSLYELIKMCTSSPHGVVYMAAKKHYFGVGGGTRQFLSLVEKDGVMASNLVAEVADGSSNVREVWKLSFR